GGCCGAGCGAGCCGATCGATACTGCCTGCTCAAGCTCTCTGGTGGCAATCCACCGGGCTGTAGAGGCGATCCGGGCAGGGGATTGTGAGATGGCGATTGCCGGTGGAGTCAATGTTATCCTGAGCCCGGCATTGTATATTTCTTTCAGCAAAGCAGGCATGTTGTGCGAGGATGGCCGGTGCAAGACCTTTGACAAGCGGGCTAATGGTTATGTCAGAGGTGAAGGGGTAGGAGCTATCCTGCTCAAGCCGTTAAGCAGGGCCAAATCAGAGGGGGACCACATCTATGCCCTGATCAGGGGAACAGCCGAAAACCACGGGGGCCGGGCTAACTCCCTGACTGCCCCAAATCCCAGCGCCCAGGCTCAACTGCTGCTCAGGGCATACGAGAGGGCACAGCTCGATCCTGCTACAATCAGTTATATCGAAACTCATGGAACCGGCACCAGCCTTGGAGATCCGATCGAGGTAGAGGGGTTAAAGAAAGCCTTTAAGGATCTGTCCGGAAGATGGGGCACAACCACTCTCAAAGAGCCCCTTTGTGGCCTTGGTACCGTAAAAACCAATATCGGCCACCTTGAGGCAGCAGCCGGAATAGCCGGTGTGATCAAAGTTCTCCTGGCCATGAAACACAAGAAACTTCCGGCCACGGTCCACTTTGAGGAGCTTAACCCTTACATCCAACTTGAGGACAGCCCCTTTTACATTGTCAAAGAAACCAGAGCATGGGAGCCTCTCAGAAGTGACGACAGCCGGATTATTCCACGTCGGGCAGGAGTCAGCTCCTTTGGCTTTGGAGGAGTCAATGCCCACATCGTGCTTGAGGAATATGGAGAACCATGTCAGGAGCATGAAGAACCGGGGCTGCAGCTTAGCCCGCCAGTACAGGATGGGCAGCAGGAAGACCATATTGACCATATTATTGTGCTCTCAGCCAAAAATGAAGAAAGGCTCAAGGTTTATGCTCACCAGATAGTTGAGCTCCTGGAAAAGACCACCCTGGTGAATTCTTCATCCGCGCCGCAGGAAGAAGAACCGGCACGAAAAGCTCAGAAGGAGATTCAAGAGGAGTTACTCAGGCTTGTTTGCCAGAGGCTGAACGTTACAGAGAAGGATATTGACCTGAAGGAGGACCTGGGTGAATATGGCCTCGATCCGGTCGGCTTGACCGAACTTGGCAATCATATTAATGAAAAATATAATCTTTGGATACCCCAGGCTATCCTCTTTGAACACCCGTCTCTTGAATCGCTGGTGCAATATGTATGGGAAGAGCAGAGAAGCAGTCTTATCCAGCATTACCCCTGCCCGCACGAAGCGAAAAGAAGCCAGAGCCGGGAGGCTGTCAGTCTGGCTGATCTTGCCTATACCTTGCAGGTGGGCCGTGAGGCCATGGAAGAGCGGTTAGCTCTGATAGTGTCGAGCCTCAAGGAATTGGAGGAGAAGCTCGTTCAATATTGCCAGGGATCAGAGGGAGAAGAGGTATATACCGGGAACGTGAAAGCAAACAAAGCGAAGCTCGGGCCTGTGCTCACCGGAAAAATCGGAGAGGAATTTGTTAAGACTGTTATTCAAAACAGGGAATTCAGCAAGTTAGCTCAACTATGGGTACTTGGAATGGAAATAGATTGGAGGCTGCTGCATCTCAATCGCACTCCGAGACGACTTGCTCTTCCTACCTATCCTTTTGCCCGGAAAAGGTGCTGGATACCTGCATCCGATAGGGGAATCAGTGCCATGATAATGAACGGTCAGGGTAAAGTGCTCAAGCATCATCCTCTGCTTGATCGCAATATTTCAACCTTACGGGAACAGAAATTTTCCACCCTGCTCATGGGAAATGAATTCTTCCTGGCTGATCGTATGGTTGAAGGGCAAAAGGTTTTACCGGAGCTGACTTACCTGGAGATGGCCCTGGCAGCGGGTGAGCTCAGTGCGGGCAGGAAGGTTCAAAGGCTGGAGAACATTGTCCTGGCAAGGCCGATCAGCATAGCCAGGGCTCCCCGGCAGGTTTACACCAGCCTGTATCCGAAGCAGGGCTGGTTGGAGTACGAAGTGAGCACGCCCGATGGAGATAATCACGGGGATAAGCGAGGGAACAGGCAAGGCGATAACCAGGGTAATAACCAAGATGATAATCAAAGAGTGGCACAGAGAGTAATACATAGCCAGGGGAGGTTGATCTTTCAGAGAAACGCTGGAAGCAAGGTCACGGATAACCGGACTGACGGCCAGGACGGGAAGGATGGGAGTAGTGAGGTTATCAATATTGAGGCTGTCCGGCAGCGATGTCAAAAGTCCTCAAGCGGTGAAGAGTGCTACCGGAGATTTCAGGGCGCGGGTTTGCACTATGGTTCAGGCTTTCAGGCCATTCAAGAGCTTTTTTATAACGGCAGCGAGGCCTTATCACGGATTGAGTTGCCCGCAGAGATGAAAGATGGCTTCCAGGAATTCAAACTGCATCCTGTCCTGATGGATGGAGCGCTGCAAACAGTTATCTGGCTGATGCACAGCCAGGGAGCAGAACTCGATGACACCGCCTATTCCTATCTCCCCGTTGCCGTAAGGGAGGTGGAGATTATCAAACCCCTGTCAGCACGAGGATATGCTCATGTCACCTCGGCTGAGGACCAGCTTTCTGATGCGGGTCAGCGCCTGGCAAAATTCCCGATAAAGAGATTTACTATCCAACTGGGAGACGAGAAAGGCTGCGTTCTGGTAAGGATGAAGGATGTTTCCATAAAAGCACTCAGGCAGCCTTTAAATCTCAAAGCTCATCCCGGAGTGGTTCAACCTGATAGAGCCGGCATGATGTACTTTCGAAGTGTATGGGAGCGGTCAGTGGAGGGTGCTGAATCCTTCGAGACGGCTGCGGATGGCCAGGATGTATTGGCAGAAGGTGCCCTTTCAGGGCATGTGCTGATCTTTGATACTAACAGGAATATCAGCGGGGATGGCACTGGAGATGCCACCGGGGATAGCAATGGGCAGATTGCTCAGACCCTCCAGGAGAGGATGACCACCAAGGGTGAGTGCGAGGCAAAGCTCATTGTGGTCAAGCCGGGACAGGAATACCGTGAGATTGATGAATTCGAGTATGAGATTAATCCCGGTCACCGGCAGGACTATTTCCGGCTAATCGGGACCCTGGCCAGCCGGCAGGCGCTGCCGGATACTGTTATTCACCTGTGGTCACTGTGCTCAAGAGGGGCAATGGGGCCGATTGGGCCAATGGGGCTAACGAACTCAGGGAGTGATTACCCGGACAGTCTGAGTCTGGCCAGTCAACCCGATTTTAAAGCCCGGCTTGCTCTGGGGATGTATTCGATATGCTACCTCAGCCAGGCACTCACGGAGCGGGAGCAAAAGTCCAGGAGAAAACTCAGGCTGCTGTATGTCTATTCAAACTCAAACGACCATCCACAGCCCCAGTATGCGGCTGTAAGTGGCCTGATCAAAACCATCCGCCTTGAAAATCCACGGTTCATCTATAAGGCGGTGGAAATAGAGGGGGCGGAGGAGGGTGAAAATACCCATCCCCCCAGCCCACACCAATCCAGGGAAGCTGCGTCAAAAATCCTCAGCATACTGCTGGCTGAGCTTCGCACCGGGCGTGAGGCCGAGGTTGAGGTCCGCTATGAGGGAGGACAAAGGTTTGTCAGACGCTGGCAGGAGATTGATTTCGCACGCGAGGCCGATAAGGCCCCCCAGGACGATACCGATAAATCCACCCGGGACCATACACCAACTCTGCTCAGAGAGCATGGCGTGTATGTGATCACCGGGGGGCTGGGCGGGCTTGGGCTCATCTTTGCCCGGTATCTGGCCAGGCAGGTGAAGGCAAAACTTGTACTGGCAGGCCGCTCTGATCTGAGTGCCAGGGGGCAGGATAAAATCACCGGGCTGGAATCCCTGGGGACTGAGGTAGTCTATGTCAAAGCTGACATAACCAGCAAAGAGCGGGTCCAGGAGCTTATAGCCAAAGCCAGGCAGCGCTTTGGCAGGATACACGGGGTGATACACAGCGCCGGGGTAGTCAGGGATGCACTCCTGTCCAAAAAAGCACCGGAGGACATGGAACAGGTCCTGGCTCCCAAGGTATATGGCACCCTGTATCTGGATGAGGCCACCCGTGATGAGCGGCTTGACTTTTTTATCCTGTTCTCATCACTGGCAGCCGTGACCGGCAACATTGGGCAGGCGGATTATGCCTATGCCAACAGCTTCATGGATAATTTCGCCGCCTGGCGGGAAGGGCTGCGCGCCAGGCATGAGCGCTCTGGCAGGAGCCTGTCCATCGACTGGCCGCTGTGGCAGGAAGGCGGCATGAAGGTAAATGAGCAGACGGAAATTTTCCTCGCCAGGACCCTTGGCGTGAAAACCCTGAGAACAGAAGCAGGCCTTGCGGCTTTCGCCAGAGGGCTGACTTTGCGTGACAACCAGTTTCTGGTGATAGAAGGAGATCGAAGCAAGGTAAAACGAGTACTTGGTATCAAAGAAGAGGATTCTCACGGTGATTCCCGGCAGGGACCCGGCGCTCGCTCAAACCCGGCAGGTAATGCCGGTAAGACCGGCCAGATTCAGTCGGCGGAGGAGCAGGGCCTGCGCCAGAAGATCCAGGAGGAATTACTGAAAGCCATCTCAGGAGTCTTGAAGATCAGGGAGCAGGATATCGACCCCGATGACGACCTGAGCGGATATGGGTTCGATTCAATTACACTCACTGAGTTCGTCAATCAATTGAACGAAAAGTTTGGCATCACGCTTACACCGGTCGTTTTCTTTGAGCATCCCTCTATCAGCTCCTTTGCCCGGTACTTATGCCAGGAGCATAAAGACAGGCTCATTTCATACTATCATGGTAGTTTAGGTGGAGATGAAGAAGTGGAAGGAAGAACTGCGGAGACCGACTTAACCGGGGAAACCTTCGAGGATATTGAATTAAAGCCGAAATTCTGGAGCATGGAGATTGAAGAGGGGCAGAGCGGAGCCGCCCGGCTTTCCGATGAGCCGATAGCCATCATTGGCATGGCCGGGATGATGCCCCAGTCAGAGGACCTTGATACCTTCTGGAAGCATCTGGAAGAGGGCCGGGACCTTATCACCGAGATTCCCAAAGATCGCTGGGATTGGCGTGCTTACTTTGGTGATCCGGCCAGGGAGGAGAATAAGACCAATATCAAATGGGGCGGGTTCATGAAAGAGGTGGATACATTCGATGCCGCCTTTTTTGGCATATCGCCCCGTGAAGCGGAGCTGATGGACCCCCAGCAGAGGCTCTTCTTGCAGACAGTCTGGAAGACCATCGAGGATGCAGGCTATAAGCCCTCTGATTTATCCGGCACCAGTACCGGCTTGTTCGTCGGGGTAAATACTTCGGACTACCACGAACTTTTGAAGGATCGGGCCATCGCGACAGGGATCTATACCGCAACGGGAGTAGCCCACTCGATCCTGGCTAACCGCATATCGTATCTTCTCAATCTGCATGGACCGAGCGAGCCGATCGACGCTGCCTGCTCAAGCTCTCTGGTAGCCATTCACCGGGCTGTGGAGGCGATCCGGGCAGGAGATTGTGATATGGCCATTGCCGGTGGAGTCAATGTTATCCTGAGCCCGACCCTGTATATTTCTTTCAGCAAGGCAGGCATGCTGAGCGAGGATGGCCGGTGCAAGACCTTTGATAAACAGGCCAATGGTTATGTCAGAAGCGAGGGGGTCGGTGCCATCCTGCTCAAGCCCTTAACCCGGGCCGAAGCGGAAGGTGACCACATCTATGCCCTGATCAGGGGAACAGCGGAAAATCATGGCGGTCGGGCCAATTCCCTGTCTGCTCCCAATCCCGGAGCTCAGGCCAGGCTGCTGGTCAAAGCCCATGAAAAGGGCAGGATCGATCCTGCCACCGTCAGTTATATCGAGGTCCACGGAACAGGCACCAGCATTGGAGATCCAATCGAGATCAACGGCATACGGAAAGCCTTTGAAGAACTGTACAGAAAGTGGGGAAAAGAGCCACCCAAAGTGCCTCACTGCAGGCTTGGTACCGTGAAAACCAATATCGGCCATGCGGAGGCGGCATCCGGAATAGCAGGCGTGATTAAGGTGCTTCTGGCCATGAAGCACAGGAAACTTCCCGCCACTATCCACTTGAAAGAGCTTAACCCCTATATTCAATTGCAGGGCACTCCGTTCTCTGTTGTCAGGGAACCAACACCCTGGGAGCCTCTGAAGGATCATGACGGACAGATCATCCCACGGCGTGCGGGAGTAAATGCCTTTGGTTTTGGCGGGGTCAATGCATACGTTATACTTGAGGAATACACCAGGCCTTCAATTAAACCACGCCTTTCTGGTCAAACTCTTCAACTCGTTCTCCTTTCAGCTAAAAATAAGGAAAGATTGCAGGCATCCGCCAGCCAGTTAGTAGAGTTTCTGCAAAGAGAAACAGCGCGAGAGCGGCATGAAGACCGGCAAGCACTCAACCTGGAAAACATTGCCTATACCCTCCAGGTGGGACGGGAAGCAATGGAGGAGCGACTGGCCCTGACAGTATCGAACACGGCGGAGCTGGTAGAGAAATTAGCCCGATACTGTCAGGAGACACCGGATGGAGACAGTTGTGGCAAGGATGGTTTTTATATGGGCAATGTGAAGGCAAATAAAGGCAAAGCCGAGCTTTTTATTGGAGATAAAGAGGGAGAAGATTTTGTGAAAAGCCTCATTGCCAATCGGAAACTCAATAAGTTAGCCCAGCTTTGGGTACTTGGGATAAAAATCGACTGGAGGATGCTCTATCCGCATCATACTCCGGACCGCATTCCTCTGCCTACCTATCCTTTCGCCAGGGAGCGCTATTGGATACCGGAGGTTGAAAATTTTGCGGCAAAAGCTAATCCCGTGAGTGGTCAGCAGGGGCAAACAAGCGAATTTCACCCAAGCGGGCAGATTGAACTTGAAGAATTAAAGAAGCTTTTTTCAGGCATGTTAAAAATGGACCTTGACCATATAGATGAAAATACTACCATCGATCAACTGGGAGTTGATTCCATTCTGCTCATGGAAGCTCTCCTTACGGTCAATAAAGAACTTAACCTGGATATTAAGGCTTCTGATGTCGCTCATTTAACCAGGGTCAAGGATTTTATCGACCTTATTGCCCAATCTCAGGAAGGTACAAACTCCCCGGTTCGAACAGCTCACAGGACGACCAGGACCGGTGTATCAATAGGGCAATCGAAATATGACCAGCACTGTCTGGAAAAATACCAGTATGCTTTTTCAGGAATTGACACGCTCAGGATATTTTTCATCCAAGGCTCACAGGGTATTAACACCGAGGTAATTACCTGCGGACACAGGGATGCCGAGACTATCCTGCTGTTATCCCCGATAAACTGCCTGGCTACAGCCTGGATGCATCAATTCAGGGAATTATCTTCCCGGTTTCACCTTATCGCTGTGCACTATCCCGGACATGGAAGGAGTGAATTTGCCCCGGAACGGAGCGATCTCGACTCCATCGGCCAGAATATTACAGAGATTGCAGATCTTT
This portion of the bacterium genome encodes:
- a CDS encoding alpha/beta fold hydrolase, which codes for METHGTGTSLGDPIEINGLKKAFEELYRKRGKTPPPKPHCGLGSVKTNVGHLETAAGMAGIIKVVLAMQHKTLPATVHFEELNPYIQLEGSPFYIVKETRPWEPLKGDDGRIIPRRAGVSSFGFGGANAHIVLEEYEKGENNHHPHPASPLKGNGQQDEQIIVLSARSEERLKAYAQQMVEFLKRVTAPSPADASASSLPDIHAASLPGARPDPISLTDLAYVLQVGREALEERLALVVPGIQELIVKLTRYCQGRKDEGFYQGNVKANRAKSELLVAGKVGKEFIRTLARERELARLAHLWVLGVDIEWELLYQNSRPRRISVPTYPFARERHWVTVSSVSKRGINPALAYVNQHQLGRADRAPGQGQVPGFHSLIGLHPLIGSNTSTLREQRFSTWLSGDEFFLADHVVGEHKVLPGVAYLEMARAAGEISGERKVRGLRDIVWAQPVTVASAPQQVHISLYPQQQDRVEFEVSTAGESNRRVVHSQGKLVYDGQGLETPTRAQLIDIEAIKTRCRELKSGRECYQAFQSGGLKYGPGFQTIRELFFNGKEALARLEVPQNLKGSIQEFGLHPSLMDGALQTVAGLMASQSEGQEKSSADALYLPFALGEVEIISPLLPETGYAYATVADDQSGKSLPSARSRVKRFNIQLADETGQVLVSMRDFSIRALRQPQKSSPLISGITEANKAQTDKVLVRVKEQELRAGEHELGAGSEQKVKADAQDLRQRIQKDLLKAVSETLKIKEKELDPDEDLSGYGFDSITITEFANRLNEKYNLEITPVAFFDHPSIGSFAQYLSQEYRDRLIPFYQDSLKVTRQPALNEPSEPAEEVFEEIRLKPRFQSFGYEGPQADGAIQYARSEPIAIVGMAGVMPQSEDLEVFWKHLEEGRDLITEIPKDRWDWRVCFGNPAKEANKTNIKWGGFMKEVDKFDAAFFGISPREAELMDPQQRLFLQTVWKTIEDAGYKPSDLSGTKTGLFVGVASSDYQDILRAQGITIEAYTSTGMAHSILANRISFLLNLHGPSEPIDTACSSSLVAIHRAVEAIRAGDCEMAIAGGVNVILSPALYISFSKAGMLCEDGRCKTFDKRANGYVRGEGVGAILLKPLSRAKSEGDHIYALIRGTAENHGGRANSLTAPNPSAQAQLLLRAYERAQLDPATISYIETHGTGTSLGDPIEVEGLKKAFKDLSGRWGTTTLKEPLCGLGTVKTNIGHLEAAAGIAGVIKVLLAMKHKKLPATVHFEELNPYIQLEDSPFYIVKETRAWEPLRSDDSRIIPRRAGVSSFGFGGVNAHIVLEEYGEPCQEHEEPGLQLSPPVQDGQQEDHIDHIIVLSAKNEERLKVYAHQIVELLEKTTLVNSSSAPQEEEPARKAQKEIQEELLRLVCQRLNVTEKDIDLKEDLGEYGLDPVGLTELGNHINEKYNLWIPQAILFEHPSLESLVQYVWEEQRSSLIQHYPCPHEAKRSQSREAVSLADLAYTLQVGREAMEERLALIVSSLKELEEKLVQYCQGSEGEEVYTGNVKANKAKLGPVLTGKIGEEFVKTVIQNREFSKLAQLWVLGMEIDWRLLHLNRTPRRLALPTYPFARKRCWIPASDRGISAMIMNGQGKVLKHHPLLDRNISTLREQKFSTLLMGNEFFLADRMVEGQKVLPELTYLEMALAAGELSAGRKVQRLENIVLARPISIARAPRQVYTSLYPKQGWLEYEVSTPDGDNHGDKRGNRQGDNQGNNQDDNQRVAQRVIHSQGRLIFQRNAGSKVTDNRTDGQDGKDGSSEVINIEAVRQRCQKSSSGEECYRRFQGAGLHYGSGFQAIQELFYNGSEALSRIELPAEMKDGFQEFKLHPVLMDGALQTVIWLMHSQGAELDDTAYSYLPVAVREVEIIKPLSARGYAHVTSAEDQLSDAGQRLAKFPIKRFTIQLGDEKGCVLVRMKDVSIKALRQPLNLKAHPGVVQPDRAGMMYFRSVWERSVEGAESFETAADGQDVLAEGALSGHVLIFDTNRNISGDGTGDATGDSNGQIAQTLQERMTTKGECEAKLIVVKPGQEYREIDEFEYEINPGHRQDYFRLIGTLASRQALPDTVIHLWSLCSRGAMGPIGPMGLTNSGSDYPDSLSLASQPDFKARLALGMYSICYLSQALTEREQKSRRKLRLLYVYSNSNDHPQPQYAAVSGLIKTIRLENPRFIYKAVEIEGAEEGENTHPPSPHQSREAASKILSILLAELRTGREAEVEVRYEGGQRFVRRWQEIDFAREADKAPQDDTDKSTRDHTPTLLREHGVYVITGGLGGLGLIFARYLARQVKAKLVLAGRSDLSARGQDKITGLESLGTEVVYVKADITSKERVQELIAKARQRFGRIHGVIHSAGVVRDALLSKKAPEDMEQVLAPKVYGTLYLDEATRDERLDFFILFSSLAAVTGNIGQADYAYANSFMDNFAAWREGLRARHERSGRSLSIDWPLWQEGGMKVNEQTEIFLARTLGVKTLRTEAGLAAFARGLTLRDNQFLVIEGDRSKVKRVLGIKEEDSHGDSRQGPGARSNPAGNAGKTGQIQSAEEQGLRQKIQEELLKAISGVLKIREQDIDPDDDLSGYGFDSITLTEFVNQLNEKFGITLTPVVFFEHPSISSFARYLCQEHKDRLISYYHGSLGGDEEVEGRTAETDLTGETFEDIELKPKFWSMEIEEGQSGAARLSDEPIAIIGMAGMMPQSEDLDTFWKHLEEGRDLITEIPKDRWDWRAYFGDPAREENKTNIKWGGFMKEVDTFDAAFFGISPREAELMDPQQRLFLQTVWKTIEDAGYKPSDLSGTSTGLFVGVNTSDYHELLKDRAIATGIYTATGVAHSILANRISYLLNLHGPSEPIDAACSSSLVAIHRAVEAIRAGDCDMAIAGGVNVILSPTLYISFSKAGMLSEDGRCKTFDKQANGYVRSEGVGAILLKPLTRAEAEGDHIYALIRGTAENHGGRANSLSAPNPGAQARLLVKAHEKGRIDPATVSYIEVHGTGTSIGDPIEINGIRKAFEELYRKWGKEPPKVPHCRLGTVKTNIGHAEAASGIAGVIKVLLAMKHRKLPATIHLKELNPYIQLQGTPFSVVREPTPWEPLKDHDGQIIPRRAGVNAFGFGGVNAYVILEEYTRPSIKPRLSGQTLQLVLLSAKNKERLQASASQLVEFLQRETARERHEDRQALNLENIAYTLQVGREAMEERLALTVSNTAELVEKLARYCQETPDGDSCGKDGFYMGNVKANKGKAELFIGDKEGEDFVKSLIANRKLNKLAQLWVLGIKIDWRMLYPHHTPDRIPLPTYPFARERYWIPEVENFAAKANPVSGQQGQTSEFHPSGQIELEELKKLFSGMLKMDLDHIDENTTIDQLGVDSILLMEALLTVNKELNLDIKASDVAHLTRVKDFIDLIAQSQEGTNSPVRTAHRTTRTGVSIGQSKYDQHCLEKYQYAFSGIDTLRIFFIQGSQGINTEVITCGHRDAETILLLSPINCLATAWMHQFRELSSRFHLIAVHYPGHGRSEFAPERSDLDSIGQNITEIADLLNITRPFHWVGWSLGGMIALAIGERYPDTVKTLTLVSTTSKIEQDDSLENKYIFSQLLVKDFHSNMPRSMRSRKEVWADCIKADCTPEVSLHYTDQVFKFDFREKISTLAIPTLVIAGGRDKVTPPASGKYICDKIKGSHYCELKTGGHYIPLQNHRYFNQKLMNLVCSQAGTEG